The window TAAAAGACAGGAAAAACAGGGATATAATTTATCTTGATGAGATGATAGGTTTTACAAAAAGGGTAAGGAGAACAGGAAAGATACCCCGAACAGACGTCAAGGCCTTTGAACTCATAAATCCAAGTGAAGATATAGCGGCTAAGCTTGGAATAACAACTAAAGATGATGTGTATTATATCGAAAGAATCCGTAATATAAATAATGAACCTGTTATTTTAGAAGTTACTTATATGCCTGCCTATATATCTCCAGACCTCACAATAGAGCATGTACAAAAATCAAAATATGATTATCTGAGAGGAAAGGGTCACCGGATAGAAGAGATGATTAAAGAGTATATCCCGGTAATACCGGAACCTAAAATAAGGCAAGACCTTTCCTTGGATAAAAACATGACAGTATTTAAAATTGAACTTATTTCCATATTAGAAGACGGATCAATATTTGAATATACAAAATTATATTATAACCAGACCAAGTACAGATTCCTTCAGATAACAAAAAACACCGGGAAGAGTTTTTGATCCTTTCCGGTGTTTTTTTAATTTTTTTAATAAAATATTTTATTAAAAAAATTAAAAAAAGTTGACAAAAATAGAAATAGAATATATCATAGTGTTAACAAAGCAAACTGCAAGACCGTAAAGGGGTCATTTTTTTTAACAATGTTTGTTGTATATACAGGATGCTCGGCAGTTGATTTTTTTTAAGCCTTTCACTTGTATATACATGCAAAATCAAGGAGGAGATCATGGATTTAAGAACTTTAACAAATGAGAATCTGATATTTTTGAATGCTGATTTTAAAAACAAAAAAGAGATACTGGATGTTTTTATCCAAAAACTTTATGACGAGGGTAAAATAACTTCAAAGGAAGAATTTTATACTGCAGTTATGGACAGAGAAGCTGTAGGAGCAACTGGAATCGGAGAGGGACTTGCTATTCCTCACGGTAAATCAGATGCAGTAAAAGAAGCCTCATTTGTAGTGGCAACTCTTAATAATGAAATGGAATGGGAAACTCTAGATGAGGAACCTGTTAATCTTGTAATTTTACTGGCTATACCAAAATCAGAAGAGGGAAGCACCCACGTTGACCTTCTGGCCAAGCTTACTACAAAGCTAGCAGATGATGACTTCAGAGAAGAGCTTGTAAAATCAAAAAATTCAAAGGAATTTATAGAGAAACTTAACATAGGTGAAGATACAGAAAAGTCAGAAGAAGTAATGGCAGAAGATGCCAAGACAATAGTAGCGGTAACTGCCTGTCCTGCTGGAATAGCTCATACATACATGGCGGCAGAGGCTTTGGAAAAGGCCGGTAGAAAGCTAGGAGTAAAAGTAGTAGTAGAAAAACAGGGAGCCATGGGTATAGAGGACAGAATAACAGATGAAGACCTGAATAATGCCTATGCAGCTATATTTGCCGTGGAAGTTGCAGTAAAGGAAGCAGAAAGATTTGACGGAATCCCTGCAGTAGAAACGGCAGTGGCCGAGCCACTAAGAAGAGCAGAAGAGATTATAAAAGAGGCTCTAGAAGCTGGAAAAGAGGGAAGAACTGCTGCTAAAAGAAGTTCTACTCCTAAGAAAGAGATGTCATCTGGAGAAGAGGCCAAGAAAGCCCTTCTAAACGGTATATCACATATAGTTCCTCTAATTGTAGCAGGAGGTACTGTACTTGCAATAGCAGTTCTTATAAAAGAGATATTTGGTCTTCAGGAGCTTTATGGTCAGGAAGGATCTTGGCTATGGATGTATAGAAAGCTTTCTGGTGGAATGTTAGGAACACTCATGGTTCCTGTACTTGCGGCTTATGTATCTTTCTCTCTAGCAGATAAACCTGGACTTGGGCCTGGATTTGCAGCAGGACTTGCAGCAAACCTTATCAGTAGTGGATTCTTAGGTGGTATCGCCGGAGGTTTCATCGCCGGTTATACAATGAAATGGGTTAAGAAAAACGTAAGAGGGCCTCAGCATTTAAACGGATTCTTTACTTTCTACCTTTACCCTGTAATTGGTACATTGGTAGCAGGTTCACTTATGTTATTCGTAGTGGGAAAACCTGTGGCGGCTCTAAATACTGGTCTTACAAATTATCTTAATGGTCTGTCTGGTGGAAATGCAATGCTTTTAGGAGCGATAATAGGAGCAATGGTTTCATTTGACCTTGGAGGACCTGTAAACAAGGCAGCCTATGCATTCTGTGTGGGATCCATGGCAAATGGAAACTTTATGCCTTACGCAACATTTGCTTCTTGTAAAATGGTATCGGCTTTTACAACAACTCTGGCTACAAAAATCAGACCTCATCTTTATTCTGAAGAGGAAATTCAGTGTGGAAACTCAACTTGGATTTTAGGACTTGCAGGTATTACTGAGGGAGCTATCCCACTTATGATAGAAGATCCATTTAGAGTTATACCATCATTCATAGTAGGAACTGCAGTTACAGGTGCTATGGTAGCAGCAGCAGGAATAGGACTACAAGTTCCCGGAGCAGGTATAATCTCTATGTTTGTATTAGAAGCTGGAAAACTTTCAAAATTAACAGAGGCTGGAATCTGGCTCGGTGCAGCTTTAGTTGGAACTGCAATATCCACTATTGTTTTGACAGTTTTAAGAAGCAAGAAACATAAATTATTGAAGCAGCAGGCACACATGGAAAATGCTCACACAATATAAGCTTATTTGTCTAAAAAAGAAGGAGAGTAATTATGAAAAAATATAAGGTACATGTAGTTCCCCATATGCACTGGGACAGAGAATGGTACTTCACAACAGAAGAATCAAGAATTCTACTCTTAAACAACATGGAGGAGATACTGGATAGGCTGGAAACAGACCCTGAATATAAGTATTATGTACTGGACGGTCAGACGGCTATATTGGAAGACTATTTTGCCATAAAACCTGAAAATAAAGATAGAATCAAAGCCCTTGTACAGGCTGGAAAGCTGATCATCGGTCCTTGGTATTCTCAGACAGATTCTATAGTTGTAAACGGAGAATCCATAACTAGAAACCTGCTATATGGAATCAAAGACTGTAGAGAGTTTGGATCTCATATGTCAATCGGTTATATCCCTGATTCTTTTGGACAAAGTGAGCAATTGCCACAGATATTCAACGGTTTTAACATTGATAGAAGTATGTTCTGGAGAGGATGTTCTGAGAGACACGGAACTGATAAAACTGAGTTTTATTGGGAAAGTATAGAGGGAAGTAAGGTA is drawn from uncultured Ilyobacter sp. and contains these coding sequences:
- the mngA gene encoding PTS 2-O-a-mannosyl-D-glycerate transporter subunit IIABC, coding for MDLRTLTNENLIFLNADFKNKKEILDVFIQKLYDEGKITSKEEFYTAVMDREAVGATGIGEGLAIPHGKSDAVKEASFVVATLNNEMEWETLDEEPVNLVILLAIPKSEEGSTHVDLLAKLTTKLADDDFREELVKSKNSKEFIEKLNIGEDTEKSEEVMAEDAKTIVAVTACPAGIAHTYMAAEALEKAGRKLGVKVVVEKQGAMGIEDRITDEDLNNAYAAIFAVEVAVKEAERFDGIPAVETAVAEPLRRAEEIIKEALEAGKEGRTAAKRSSTPKKEMSSGEEAKKALLNGISHIVPLIVAGGTVLAIAVLIKEIFGLQELYGQEGSWLWMYRKLSGGMLGTLMVPVLAAYVSFSLADKPGLGPGFAAGLAANLISSGFLGGIAGGFIAGYTMKWVKKNVRGPQHLNGFFTFYLYPVIGTLVAGSLMLFVVGKPVAALNTGLTNYLNGLSGGNAMLLGAIIGAMVSFDLGGPVNKAAYAFCVGSMANGNFMPYATFASCKMVSAFTTTLATKIRPHLYSEEEIQCGNSTWILGLAGITEGAIPLMIEDPFRVIPSFIVGTAVTGAMVAAAGIGLQVPGAGIISMFVLEAGKLSKLTEAGIWLGAALVGTAISTIVLTVLRSKKHKLLKQQAHMENAHTI
- a CDS encoding GntR family transcriptional regulator, translated to MLTKHEEIEKFILDGVIKGNYRPDEKVPSENQLAESFSVSRMTARKALDILVTKGYLYKIKGKGTYVKDRKNRDIIYLDEMIGFTKRVRRTGKIPRTDVKAFELINPSEDIAAKLGITTKDDVYYIERIRNINNEPVILEVTYMPAYISPDLTIEHVQKSKYDYLRGKGHRIEEMIKEYIPVIPEPKIRQDLSLDKNMTVFKIELISILEDGSIFEYTKLYYNQTKYRFLQITKNTGKSF